From a single Fulvivirga ulvae genomic region:
- a CDS encoding CcmD family protein: MKKIGLLLILCLASFFVNAQDKIEITESDYANEEVEMADRFREEGKIYVLTGVICIILGGLVAYLIVIDKKVSRIEKQLLNNDT, encoded by the coding sequence ATGAAAAAGATTGGCCTATTGCTGATTCTCTGCCTGGCGTCATTTTTTGTAAATGCTCAGGATAAAATAGAAATTACCGAGAGCGATTATGCAAATGAAGAAGTTGAAATGGCGGACAGGTTCCGTGAAGAAGGAAAAATATATGTCCTGACCGGGGTAATATGTATTATTCTTGGAGGGTTGGTTGCGTATCTAATTGTAATTGACAAAAAAGTAAGCAGGATAGAGAAACAGTTATTAAATAATGATACTTAG
- a CDS encoding cytochrome c maturation protein CcmE domain-containing protein, protein MKTSHIIGIVIIAAAIGIIITTAGDASSYVTFDTAQEMALNGNESSIHVVGELKKESGEIIGIQPSADKLSFSFIMVDDNKREQKVFYNEPMPTDFQRSEKVVVIGAYQNDLFVAEKILMKCPSKYQENTVKAEM, encoded by the coding sequence ATGAAAACTTCTCACATTATCGGTATCGTTATTATAGCAGCTGCCATTGGTATCATTATCACAACTGCAGGTGATGCAAGTTCTTACGTAACTTTCGATACAGCTCAGGAAATGGCTCTTAATGGCAACGAAAGTAGCATACATGTTGTTGGAGAGCTAAAAAAAGAAAGTGGTGAAATTATTGGCATCCAACCTTCTGCTGATAAACTGTCATTTTCATTTATCATGGTAGATGACAATAAGAGGGAACAGAAGGTTTTTTATAATGAGCCCATGCCTACGGACTTTCAAAGATCAGAAAAGGTTGTGGTTATTGGTGCATATCAAAACGATCTTTTTGTAGCGGAAAAAATTTTAATGAAATGTCCTTCAAAATATCAGGAGAACACTGTAAAGGCGGAAATGTGA